One Actinoplanes missouriensis 431 DNA segment encodes these proteins:
- a CDS encoding LuxR C-terminal-related transcriptional regulator — translation MKSTELPAIAEPHLIRPRLHALLDEAVQRQVTTVQAGPGWGKTTLVAGWAGGQPRRVAWLTLGRRHATVPAFCAGVASALNAVFPPAAVPGRFGFVANEAALRRLAAGFTRPVPLILDDLHTIDGSPALRVLAALIRRQPAGLRLVLLSRNEPDLPLHVPRAAGRLYPIGAADLRFDDGEAAALVGLLRPALPVEEITALAEGWPVALRLGAGAGPADPGEVIGDYLSREVLAGQTAAVRRFLTRTSIVDEVTEDLAGALTGGAAGRRILPALQRTTGLVVGARYHRLLRAELRRRLEREAPDEVAALHARAARWYAGAGMPLEALRHAADAEDWAYLSHLVVTIAPGLSLSPQRAELAALLQRIPPELLPTTPEFVVCAALLVLFNTDLGALPSLIARARELLLQRSPDEQVVIGTIVDLIEASALMRVTGDMPGMVTAIDGILDRLPEAERLAVPIAAVVRAVATVNKGVGLLWTLRVGEARRYLLSGLAVAQDLGMLLTVVNAESHLALIAYFDGDLREAEKQACAAYHRADRFGATGTIQVTGGYLALALVEVERDRLVEAQAVLRNARHSQTDPAEATLAVVSMLVRAHLAIAGGDHGAAAAALRQARDEVGPSLRAPLIDRWLDAVESETDLLGGQPERAVQRLGDVPGASPAELLILGRAHLAAGHRSEGEDLLRRVTERSDPLSAVSAWIALARSAEARGDTARCTSAMARAVALAEPAGITRPFRALGAEHLRRAEQVLEPLTERELDVLRFLPSVLTANEIAEELGVSVNTIKAHLRSIYRKLGASRRREAITRARRSGLL, via the coding sequence ATGAAGTCCACGGAGCTGCCCGCCATAGCCGAGCCACACCTGATCCGCCCGCGCCTGCACGCCCTCCTCGACGAGGCGGTGCAGCGTCAGGTCACGACCGTCCAGGCCGGACCCGGCTGGGGCAAGACCACACTCGTCGCCGGCTGGGCCGGCGGGCAGCCACGCCGGGTGGCCTGGCTGACGCTGGGCCGCCGGCACGCGACGGTTCCGGCGTTCTGCGCGGGCGTCGCCTCCGCGCTGAACGCCGTGTTCCCGCCGGCCGCGGTGCCGGGCCGGTTCGGGTTCGTCGCGAACGAGGCGGCCCTGCGCCGGCTGGCCGCGGGATTCACCCGTCCGGTGCCGCTGATCCTCGACGACCTGCACACCATCGACGGCTCGCCGGCCCTGCGGGTGCTCGCCGCCCTGATCCGGCGGCAGCCGGCCGGGCTCCGGCTGGTGCTGCTCAGCCGGAACGAGCCGGACCTGCCCCTGCACGTGCCGCGGGCGGCCGGCCGCCTCTACCCGATCGGCGCCGCCGACCTGCGGTTCGACGACGGCGAGGCGGCCGCGCTGGTCGGCCTGCTGCGGCCGGCCCTGCCGGTCGAGGAGATCACCGCGCTCGCCGAGGGCTGGCCGGTGGCGTTGCGGCTGGGCGCGGGGGCAGGCCCGGCCGACCCCGGCGAGGTGATCGGTGACTACCTGTCCCGGGAGGTGCTCGCCGGGCAGACCGCGGCCGTCCGCCGCTTCCTGACCCGGACCAGCATCGTCGACGAGGTGACCGAGGACCTCGCCGGCGCGCTGACCGGCGGGGCCGCCGGCCGGCGCATCCTTCCGGCGCTGCAGCGGACCACCGGCCTGGTGGTCGGCGCCCGGTACCACCGGCTGCTCCGGGCCGAGCTGCGCCGCCGGCTGGAGCGGGAGGCGCCGGACGAGGTGGCCGCTTTGCACGCCCGGGCCGCCCGGTGGTACGCCGGCGCCGGGATGCCCCTGGAAGCGCTGCGGCACGCCGCCGACGCGGAGGACTGGGCGTACCTGAGCCACCTCGTCGTCACGATCGCGCCCGGCCTGAGTCTCTCGCCCCAGCGGGCCGAGCTGGCCGCGCTGCTCCAGCGGATCCCGCCCGAGCTGCTGCCCACCACCCCGGAGTTCGTCGTCTGCGCGGCCCTGCTGGTGCTTTTCAACACCGACCTGGGCGCGCTGCCGAGCCTGATCGCCCGGGCCCGGGAGCTGCTGCTCCAGCGCTCGCCGGACGAGCAGGTGGTGATCGGCACCATCGTGGACCTGATCGAGGCGAGCGCGCTGATGCGGGTCACCGGCGACATGCCCGGCATGGTGACGGCGATCGACGGCATCCTGGACCGGCTGCCCGAGGCCGAGCGGCTGGCCGTTCCGATCGCGGCGGTGGTCCGCGCGGTCGCGACGGTCAACAAGGGGGTCGGCCTGCTGTGGACGCTGCGGGTCGGTGAGGCCCGGCGCTACCTGCTCAGCGGTCTCGCCGTGGCCCAGGATCTCGGCATGCTGCTCACCGTGGTCAACGCGGAGAGCCATCTCGCGCTGATCGCGTACTTCGACGGGGATCTGCGCGAGGCCGAGAAGCAGGCGTGCGCGGCCTACCACCGGGCCGATCGCTTCGGCGCCACGGGAACGATTCAGGTCACCGGGGGATACCTCGCGCTCGCCCTGGTCGAGGTGGAACGGGACCGCCTCGTGGAGGCCCAGGCCGTGCTCCGCAACGCCCGGCACTCGCAGACCGACCCCGCCGAGGCCACGCTCGCCGTGGTGTCGATGCTGGTCCGGGCCCATCTCGCGATCGCCGGCGGCGACCACGGGGCGGCCGCCGCGGCACTGCGCCAGGCCCGCGACGAGGTGGGGCCGTCGCTGCGGGCGCCGCTGATCGACCGCTGGCTGGACGCCGTCGAGAGCGAGACAGACCTGCTGGGCGGGCAGCCGGAACGGGCGGTGCAGCGGCTGGGCGACGTGCCCGGGGCGTCCCCCGCCGAACTCCTCATCCTGGGCCGGGCCCACCTCGCGGCCGGCCACCGGTCCGAGGGGGAGGACCTGCTGCGACGGGTGACCGAGCGGTCCGATCCGCTCTCCGCGGTCTCCGCGTGGATCGCGCTCGCCCGGTCCGCCGAGGCGCGCGGCGACACGGCGCGGTGCACGTCGGCGATGGCCCGGGCCGTCGCGCTGGCCGAGCCGGCCGGGATCACCCGGCCGTTCCGGGCGCTCGGCGCCGAGCACCTGCGCCGGGCCGAGCAGGTGCTCGAACCGCTGACCGAACGCGAGCTCGACGTGCTGCGCTTCCTGCCGTCCGTGCTGACCGCCAACGAGATCGCCGAGGAGCTGGGCGTCTCGGTCAACACGATCAAGGCGCACCTGCGGTCGATCTACCGGAAACTGGGCGCGAGCCGGCGGCGGGAGGCGATCACCCGGGCCCGCCGGTCCGGCCTGCTCTGA
- a CDS encoding ABC transporter ATP-binding protein: MSRMLLPTATPRETWAATRAEFARLPGLTAAAVVLLVGASATGLVAPWVLGRLVDDVIAGAGTGQVLGRVAVIAAAAIVGGLLTAAGAAVFARLGETVLARLRERVVDRALHLPSATLERTGTGDLVARTGDDVAVVANAITGGGPMFVGALLSIVLTAAGLFALDWRLGLAGLAAAPGYALSLRWYLPRSMPFYVRERVASSERAQAMAGALQGAATVRAYRREREQTALIDQRSRVTRDLALDVFTLYTRFSSRINMSELIGLSAVLIAGFLLVDNGMATVGAATSAALYFHRLFNPIGLLLMEADVVLQAGASLSRLVGVASLPVPVEKTITPHTSGRLTVRVAKHSYSDGPVVLSGVTLTLEPGERVALVGASGAGKTTLAAIAAGIIEPSDGSVELGGVPLKDLGEHATRRRIALISQEVHVFAGPLADDLRLARPGATDAELAAALERTGATWARSLPDGLATHVGEGGHQLTAAQAQQLALARLVLAGPEVAVLDEATAEAGSSGARDLERAAAAATEGRTTLIVAHRLTQAAAADRILVLDDGRVVEEGSHAELLAAGGRYATLWSAWRTS, translated from the coding sequence ATGAGCCGGATGCTGCTGCCCACCGCCACGCCGCGCGAGACGTGGGCGGCGACCCGGGCCGAGTTCGCCCGGCTGCCCGGCCTGACCGCGGCGGCCGTGGTGCTGCTGGTCGGCGCGTCGGCGACCGGCCTGGTCGCGCCGTGGGTGCTGGGCCGGCTGGTGGACGACGTGATCGCCGGGGCGGGCACCGGGCAGGTGCTCGGACGGGTCGCGGTGATCGCGGCGGCGGCGATCGTGGGCGGGCTGCTCACGGCGGCCGGCGCGGCGGTCTTCGCACGGCTCGGCGAGACCGTGCTGGCCCGGCTCCGGGAGCGGGTCGTGGACCGGGCGCTGCACCTGCCGTCGGCCACCCTGGAGCGGACCGGGACCGGGGACCTGGTGGCGCGTACCGGTGACGACGTCGCGGTGGTGGCGAACGCGATCACCGGGGGCGGCCCGATGTTCGTCGGCGCGCTGCTCTCCATCGTGCTCACCGCGGCCGGGCTGTTCGCCCTGGACTGGCGGCTCGGCCTGGCCGGTCTGGCGGCGGCCCCCGGGTACGCGCTGAGCCTGCGCTGGTACCTGCCCCGGTCGATGCCGTTCTACGTGAGGGAGCGGGTCGCCTCGTCGGAACGGGCGCAGGCGATGGCCGGCGCGTTGCAGGGCGCCGCGACGGTCCGGGCGTACCGCCGGGAGCGGGAGCAGACCGCGCTGATCGACCAGCGGTCGCGGGTCACCCGCGATCTGGCGCTGGACGTGTTCACGCTCTACACCCGGTTCAGCTCGCGGATCAACATGTCCGAGCTGATCGGTCTGTCGGCGGTCCTGATCGCCGGGTTCCTGCTGGTCGACAACGGGATGGCGACGGTCGGCGCGGCCACCTCGGCGGCGCTCTACTTCCACCGGCTGTTCAACCCGATCGGCCTGCTGCTGATGGAGGCGGACGTGGTGCTGCAGGCCGGGGCGAGCCTGTCCCGGCTGGTCGGGGTGGCGTCGCTGCCGGTGCCGGTGGAGAAGACGATCACGCCGCACACGTCGGGGCGGCTGACCGTGCGGGTGGCCAAGCACTCGTACTCCGACGGGCCGGTGGTCCTCTCCGGTGTCACGCTCACGCTGGAACCGGGCGAGCGGGTCGCCCTGGTCGGCGCGAGCGGCGCCGGCAAGACCACCCTCGCCGCCATCGCGGCCGGGATCATCGAGCCGTCGGACGGGTCGGTGGAGCTCGGGGGCGTACCCCTGAAGGATCTCGGGGAGCACGCCACCCGGCGGCGGATCGCCCTGATCAGCCAGGAGGTGCACGTCTTCGCCGGTCCGCTCGCCGACGACCTGCGGCTGGCCCGGCCGGGCGCGACCGACGCGGAGCTGGCTGCCGCGCTGGAGCGGACCGGCGCGACCTGGGCGCGGAGCCTGCCGGACGGGCTGGCGACCCATGTCGGTGAGGGCGGGCACCAGCTCACCGCCGCCCAGGCACAGCAACTGGCCCTGGCCCGGCTCGTCCTGGCCGGCCCGGAGGTCGCGGTGCTGGACGAGGCGACCGCCGAGGCGGGCAGTTCCGGCGCCCGTGACCTGGAACGGGCCGCGGCCGCCGCCACCGAGGGCCGGACCACCCTGATCGTGGCGCACCGGCTCACCCAGGCGGCCGCCGCGGACCGGATCCTGGTGCTGGACGACGGCCGGGTGGTCGAGGAGGGCAGCCACGCGGAGCTGCTCGCGGCCGGCGGCCGGTACGCCACGCTGTGGAGCGCGTGGCGCACGTCCTGA
- a CDS encoding ABC transporter ATP-binding protein, with protein MTDSLLLRAIKRHRGRLAGGIALLCLHQAAEAMVPVTIGIVIDRAVATGDGGALLLSLAGLTVLFTILAGAWRFGSRLGFGAAEREAHQLRVEIAEKALDPRGQKSGLRDGELLSVAAGDTEQAVEGVRAVGLAAAACTALLVSAVALIVVNPPLGAGVLVAVPLALFALQRLAPLLTRRSDAQQAALAETTALAVDLVTGLRVLRGIGAQHHAAGRYAAASGHTLAQTLRTANTKGLHLGLTTAVNGLLLAAITGVAGWLALRGDITIGELVAVVGLAQFIAEPVQTLGWCVQLFATARASAGRVSRVLGAPPAIRPGDAGVPAPAQERVVLSGIGYGGLEHLKLTVRSGEIVGLVAYDARDAEALLALLAGSVAREDYRGTILIDGAPAETLDIAGSRGVVLVEPHHVTLFEGTLRANLGGRPDAELTAAIHAAAAEDVLVAAGLDHELLERGANLSGGQRQRVALARALAAEPPVLVLHDPTTAVDAVTEALIADRLAATRGRDAHGTLVITSSPALLRAADRVAVLDGGTVVAEGTHDELVAAQPRYREMVLR; from the coding sequence ATGACGGACAGCCTTCTCCTACGTGCCATCAAACGTCACCGCGGCCGCCTGGCGGGCGGGATCGCCCTTCTCTGCCTGCACCAGGCCGCCGAGGCGATGGTTCCGGTGACGATCGGCATCGTCATCGACCGGGCGGTGGCGACCGGTGACGGCGGCGCGCTGCTGCTCTCCCTGGCCGGGCTGACGGTGCTCTTCACGATTCTGGCGGGCGCCTGGCGGTTCGGGTCGCGGCTCGGGTTCGGGGCGGCCGAGCGGGAGGCGCACCAGCTCCGGGTGGAGATCGCCGAGAAGGCGCTGGATCCGCGCGGGCAGAAGTCCGGACTGCGTGACGGTGAGCTGCTCAGCGTCGCGGCCGGGGACACCGAGCAGGCGGTGGAAGGGGTACGGGCGGTCGGGCTGGCCGCCGCGGCGTGCACCGCGCTGCTGGTGTCGGCGGTCGCGCTGATCGTGGTGAATCCTCCGCTCGGGGCGGGCGTGCTCGTCGCCGTACCCCTGGCGCTCTTTGCTCTGCAGCGGCTGGCGCCGCTGCTGACTCGCCGTAGTGACGCCCAGCAGGCGGCTCTTGCCGAGACGACCGCGCTGGCCGTCGATCTGGTGACCGGGCTGCGGGTGCTGCGCGGCATCGGGGCGCAGCATCACGCGGCCGGGCGGTATGCCGCAGCGAGTGGGCACACGCTGGCGCAGACGTTGCGGACGGCGAACACGAAGGGTCTGCACCTGGGTCTGACCACGGCGGTGAACGGGCTGCTGCTGGCCGCGATCACCGGGGTCGCCGGGTGGCTCGCGCTGCGCGGTGACATCACCATCGGTGAGCTGGTCGCGGTGGTGGGTCTGGCGCAGTTCATCGCCGAGCCGGTGCAGACGCTGGGCTGGTGCGTGCAGCTGTTCGCGACGGCACGGGCGTCGGCCGGCCGGGTGTCCCGGGTTCTCGGCGCGCCGCCGGCCATCCGGCCGGGCGACGCGGGCGTTCCGGCGCCGGCTCAGGAGCGGGTCGTCCTCTCCGGCATCGGGTACGGGGGTCTGGAGCACCTCAAGCTGACCGTCCGATCCGGGGAGATCGTCGGCCTGGTCGCCTATGACGCGCGGGACGCCGAAGCCCTGCTGGCCCTGCTGGCCGGTTCCGTGGCGCGGGAGGACTACCGGGGCACGATCCTGATCGACGGCGCCCCCGCCGAGACCTTGGACATCGCCGGGTCGCGCGGTGTGGTGCTCGTCGAGCCGCATCACGTCACGCTCTTCGAGGGGACGCTGCGGGCGAACCTCGGTGGCCGGCCGGACGCCGAGCTGACCGCGGCGATCCACGCGGCCGCCGCCGAGGACGTGCTGGTCGCCGCCGGCCTGGATCACGAGTTGCTGGAGCGGGGCGCGAACCTCTCCGGCGGCCAGCGGCAGCGGGTGGCGCTGGCCCGTGCCCTCGCCGCCGAGCCGCCGGTGCTGGTCCTGCACGATCCGACGACCGCCGTGGACGCGGTCACCGAGGCGCTGATCGCCGACCGGCTGGCGGCGACGCGGGGCCGGGACGCGCACGGCACCCTCGTGATCACCAGTAGTCCTGCGCTGCTGCGGGCCGCGGACCGGGTCGCGGTGCTGGACGGCGGCACGGTGGTCGCCGAGGGAACCCATGACGAGCTCGTCGCGGCCCAGCCGCGCTACCGGGAGATGGTGCTCCGATGA
- a CDS encoding alpha/beta hydrolase, giving the protein MGRVLLLRGALAVLMIALVIWTLQRKLIYFPDRAAPPLAVGASAVTLRTDDGLRLGAWLVRPPLGTPERPLSVLVAHGNGGNRAGRMPLASALAALGVTVLLLDYRGYGGNPGRPSEDGLHRDAVAGRAFLDTLGMPVVYYGESLGAGVVTSLAVRHPPAGLLLRSPFTSLAAAGRVHYPWLPVGALLRDRYPVADQISQVRAPTVVVYGTADSVVPATQSAEVARRAGLLAGEVVVPGADHNDRTLLDGPELMGAAKSLIKAVS; this is encoded by the coding sequence ATGGGTCGAGTGCTCCTGCTGCGCGGGGCCCTGGCCGTACTCATGATTGCTCTTGTGATCTGGACCCTGCAGCGCAAGTTGATCTACTTCCCGGACCGCGCCGCACCACCCCTCGCCGTCGGCGCAAGCGCCGTCACCCTCCGCACCGACGACGGGCTGCGGCTGGGAGCATGGCTGGTCAGGCCCCCATTGGGTACGCCCGAACGACCACTCTCCGTGCTCGTTGCCCACGGCAACGGCGGCAACCGTGCGGGCCGGATGCCACTGGCCTCGGCACTCGCGGCGCTCGGCGTGACAGTGCTGCTGCTGGACTACCGCGGTTACGGCGGAAATCCGGGGCGGCCCAGTGAGGACGGGCTTCACCGGGACGCGGTCGCCGGGCGGGCGTTCCTCGACACCCTCGGCATGCCGGTCGTCTACTACGGGGAGAGCCTCGGGGCCGGGGTGGTCACGTCGCTCGCGGTGCGGCATCCCCCGGCGGGTCTGCTGCTGAGATCGCCGTTCACGTCACTGGCGGCGGCCGGGCGGGTGCACTACCCGTGGTTGCCGGTGGGGGCGCTGCTCCGTGACAGGTATCCGGTGGCGGACCAGATCTCCCAGGTGAGGGCACCTACGGTGGTGGTCTATGGGACTGCGGATTCGGTGGTGCCGGCCACGCAGAGCGCTGAGGTGGCACGGCGGGCGGGGCTGCTCGCGGGGGAGGTGGTCGTTCCCGGCGCCGACCACAACGACCGGACGCTGCTCGACGGCCCGGAGCTGATGGGTGCGGCGAAGTCTCTGATAAAGGCAGTGTCGTAG
- a CDS encoding siderophore-interacting protein — MSNFKIRKPVDPHVLMLEVIGSARVSPNVVRVTFGGAGLDRFTPLGYDQWFRLFLARPGQDSLKLPTRTSGLWYAQYLATAKPKRPFVRNYTVRAHRPGALDVDFVVHVDADGHSGPASSFALNAKPGEQVGLLDQGCGYNPRSEHDWTLMVADETGLPAVAGICESLPDDARGIAIVELPSIEDKQDFRVPAGVRLVWVPRDGADGVPGQRALAVLRETELPGGTVYAYLVGESSLATGARRHLVGERQVPKQSVDFIGYWRHGHAAG; from the coding sequence ATGTCCAACTTCAAGATTCGTAAGCCGGTCGATCCGCATGTGCTGATGCTGGAGGTGATCGGCAGCGCGCGGGTCTCCCCGAACGTCGTCCGGGTGACGTTCGGCGGAGCGGGGCTGGACCGGTTCACGCCGCTCGGCTACGACCAGTGGTTCCGGCTCTTCCTGGCGCGCCCCGGGCAGGACTCGCTCAAGCTGCCGACCCGCACGTCCGGCCTCTGGTACGCGCAGTACCTGGCGACCGCGAAGCCGAAGCGCCCGTTCGTCCGGAACTACACGGTTCGCGCGCACCGGCCGGGCGCGCTCGACGTCGACTTCGTGGTGCACGTGGACGCGGACGGGCACAGCGGTCCGGCGAGTTCGTTCGCGCTGAACGCGAAGCCCGGTGAGCAGGTCGGCCTGCTCGATCAGGGGTGTGGGTACAACCCGCGGAGCGAGCACGACTGGACGCTGATGGTCGCCGACGAGACGGGGCTTCCGGCGGTCGCCGGGATCTGCGAGTCGCTGCCGGACGACGCGCGCGGGATCGCCATCGTGGAGTTGCCGTCGATCGAGGACAAGCAGGACTTCCGGGTGCCGGCGGGCGTCCGGCTGGTCTGGGTGCCGCGGGACGGCGCGGACGGGGTTCCGGGGCAGCGCGCGCTCGCCGTGCTGCGGGAGACGGAGCTGCCGGGCGGGACGGTCTACGCGTACCTGGTCGGTGAATCGTCCCTGGCCACCGGCGCGCGCCGGCACCTGGTCGGCGAGCGCCAGGTGCCGAAGCAGAGTGTGGACTTCATCGGATACTGGCGGCACGGTCACGCCGCTGGCTGA
- a CDS encoding sensor histidine kinase, whose protein sequence is MPTLMLDLEEARLAALHEYALLDSPADAEVTAVVRIAATIADVPTATLNLIDESRQCQLTTVGFEGSTTRRSDSMCAIAFRGGRIAHVPDASRHPIYAGNPWVDGRIGAVRFYASVPLVTPSGYALGTLCVFDTEAKSLTEAQLARLEDLAEILVGLFERRRQTRIAEQATAAAERDRRRLELAHAELRRSNEELEGFAAAVSNDLVRPLASTSGYLELIDQLYGDRLDERAAGWLAGASESMERMRQLVEALLTYAKAGNAPCVRSAVTLAEATAAATADLRTLIESHGAEVRVRGNVELNADPTLLRQLLQNLIDNAVTYHHPERAPRVEIAGRHTDGGHLITVTDNGVGIPATERGRVFDMFTQVDPARRRGHGVGLSTCLRIVERHHGTIAVDEAPDGGTVISVWLPGAVAALSQRRDRAASIR, encoded by the coding sequence GTGCCGACGCTGATGCTCGATCTCGAAGAGGCCCGTCTCGCCGCACTGCACGAGTACGCGCTTCTGGACTCCCCCGCCGACGCGGAGGTGACCGCCGTCGTCCGGATCGCCGCGACCATCGCGGACGTCCCGACGGCGACCCTGAACCTGATCGACGAGAGCCGGCAGTGCCAGCTCACCACCGTCGGTTTCGAGGGGTCCACCACCCGGCGATCCGACTCGATGTGCGCCATCGCGTTCCGCGGCGGCCGGATCGCGCACGTGCCGGACGCGAGCCGGCACCCGATCTACGCCGGCAACCCGTGGGTCGACGGCCGGATCGGCGCCGTGCGCTTCTACGCCTCGGTCCCGCTGGTCACCCCGTCCGGCTACGCCCTCGGCACGCTCTGCGTCTTCGACACCGAGGCGAAGTCGCTCACCGAGGCCCAGCTGGCCCGGCTCGAAGACCTGGCCGAGATCCTCGTCGGGCTCTTCGAACGCCGCCGGCAGACCCGGATCGCCGAGCAGGCGACCGCCGCGGCCGAACGCGACCGGCGGCGGCTGGAACTGGCACACGCCGAGCTACGCCGCTCCAACGAGGAGCTGGAGGGATTCGCGGCGGCGGTCAGCAACGATCTGGTCCGCCCGCTCGCCAGCACCAGCGGATACCTGGAGCTGATCGACCAGCTCTACGGCGACCGCCTGGACGAGCGCGCTGCGGGCTGGCTGGCCGGGGCGAGCGAGTCGATGGAACGGATGCGGCAGCTGGTCGAGGCGCTGCTCACCTACGCCAAGGCCGGCAACGCGCCCTGCGTGCGCTCCGCGGTCACCCTCGCCGAGGCCACCGCGGCGGCCACCGCCGACCTGCGCACGCTGATCGAGAGCCACGGCGCCGAGGTCCGGGTACGCGGCAACGTCGAGCTGAACGCCGACCCCACCCTGCTCCGGCAGCTGCTGCAGAACCTGATCGACAATGCGGTCACGTACCACCACCCGGAACGGGCACCGCGCGTCGAGATCGCCGGCCGGCACACCGACGGCGGCCATCTGATCACCGTGACCGACAACGGCGTCGGCATCCCGGCGACCGAGCGCGGCCGCGTCTTCGACATGTTCACGCAGGTGGACCCGGCCCGCCGCCGGGGACACGGCGTCGGGCTCTCCACCTGCCTGCGGATCGTCGAGCGCCACCACGGCACGATCGCGGTGGACGAGGCGCCGGACGGCGGAACGGTGATCAGCGTGTGGCTGCCCGGCGCGGTCGCCGCCCTCAGCCAGCGGCGTGACCGTGCCGCCAGTATCCGATGA